A genomic window from Cardiocondyla obscurior isolate alpha-2009 linkage group LG02, Cobs3.1, whole genome shotgun sequence includes:
- the LOC139109775 gene encoding uncharacterized protein, with protein MTLGPGPQTPPNDRPPKNTVAAPPVMTSAKMPPMAGGLMVNPPGGKGEDEKTQTLLHKNMKSKLTHSKKGYSFFRLAFTITQARNLGENTDTRSLPYSLAWFTYTPGLYYESQGFLQMATSTWKFVIMTDVSTIEERYKKIQNYTEKAEKLCNYFHEAHEENIGGKCNELLYTTLAEYDKLTTAINRLQVIYGSATQKRGLIDFVGKAGKALFGLMDVDDEKQIAEQLEILHSQQQTLQHIAKNQIKILNTTIGYIRKTENTLNDVHDITDFLTHSKSDILNLRLFPLEKILTELKEAAGKLRRGNHFPFRINEQSWYNIHEYAEISAYYKGNAIITIIKFPIVGYENFEVMRVTAIPVYSGENIFNVINNDNEIIAFDKKNNNYLKLTATELEKCKRSDKQYVCTQSYPIYHAKANAPCEIQALTRPDQQPTQCKTRHLLSRATIWISLHEAQSWIFSTTEEQEIQIFCLNHPRNIIKIKNTGKLTIFGECQVITADISIRTKSVHESHIMTRLPAYNLTLDRKNIILRNLKLKQNELQGETIISNPRELQQLTNSLDELDDEVDKANEIPIHKILVYSTSGGTFLITITIIVIITTAIVKKCNRNKTPALPPRTLKPKAKNSAATEIEKA; from the exons ATGACCCTGGGTCCGGGGCCGCAGACACCCCCGAACGATAGGCCACCAAAGAATACGGTGGCGGCTCCACCAGTGATGACATCCGCGAAGATGCCTCCGATGGCAGGGGGCTTGATGGTTAATCCTCcgggaggaaagggggaagaTGAGAAAACTCAG ACACTTctacataaaaatatgaaatcaAAACTAACACACAGTAAGAAAGGCTACTCATTTTTCAGACTTGCGTTCACGATAACGCAAGCCAGGAACTTAGGAGAAAACACGGATACACGCTCACTACCGTATTCTCTCGCCTGGTTTACATACACCCCCGGATTATATTATGAGAGCCAGGGATTTCTGCAAATGGCAACGTCTACATGGAAGTTCGTAATTATGACAGATGTCTCAACCATCGAAGAGCGAtacaagaaaatacaaaattacacggaaaaagcagaaaaactCTGCAATTACTTCCATGAGGCACATGAAGAAAACATAGGTGGCAAGTGCAACGAGCTACTATATACAACGCTCGCCGAATACGACAAATTAACAACCGCAATAAACCGGCTGCAAGTTATATATGGGTCCGCAACACAAAAGAGAGGTTTAATTGATTTCGTCGGGAAAGCGGGAAAAGCATTATTCGGCCTGATGGACGTAGACGACGAGAAACAAATCGCGGAACAACTAGAAATACTACACTCGCAACAACAAACTTTGCAACATATCGcaaaaaatcagataaaaattctgaacACAACGATAGGTTACATCCGAAAAACAGAAA ACACATTAAATGATGTGCACGACATCACGGATTTCTTGACACATTCAAAATCCGACATACTGAATCTGCGGTTATTTCCGTTAGAAAAAATACTAACGGAACTAAAGGAAGCCGCAGGAAAATTAAGAAGGGGAAATCACTTCCCATTTCGTATCAACGAACAAAGTTGGTACAATATCCACGAATACGCAGAGATCAGCGCGTATTACAAAGGAAATGCAAtcataacaattataaaattcccgATAGTGggatatgaaaattttgagGTAATGCGAGTCACGGCAATCCCCGTGTATAGTGGTGAAAACATATTCAACGTCATAAATAACGACAATGAAATAATCGCtttcgacaaaaaaaataataactaccTAAAATTAACCGCGACCGAGTTAGAAAAATGCAAACGCAGCGACAAACAGTACGTGTGCACTCAGAGTTATCCGATATACCACGCAAAGGCAAATGCCCCGTGCGAAATACAAGCACTCACGAGACCGGATCAACAACCGACGCAGTGCAAAACCCGACACCTCCTATCAAGAGCGACCATATGGATCTCCCTACACGAAGCCCAATCATGGATCTTCTCAACTACGGAAGAACAGGAGAtccaaatattttgtttaaaccaCCCcaggaatattattaaaattaaaaacaccgGTAAACTTACTATTTTCGGCGAATGTCAGGTAATAACAGCTGACATATCAATACGAACCAAAAGCGTGCATGAATCACACATCATGACACGCTTACCTGCATACAACCTGACACTCGACcgaaaaaacattatattaagaaatctCAAATTAAAGCAGAATGAGTTACAAGGCGAAACAATTATATCTAACCCACGAGAACTACAACAATTAACGAATAGCCTCGATGAGTTAGACGACGAAGTAGACAAGGCAAACGAAATACctatacataaaatacttgTATACTCTACCAGCGGCGGTACATTCCTCATAACAATAACCATCATTGTAATTATAACCACCGcaatagttaaaaaatgtaatagaaataaaactcCTGCCCTTCCGCCGCGAACGCTAAAACCAAAGGCAAAAAACTCCGCTGCGACGGAGATCGAAAAagcataa
- the LOC139109760 gene encoding uncharacterized protein translates to MADRHVTVCAFLDIKGAFDNVIPDILLDDLKEISIPARIRKFIANIPTDRVIYFVVNGNISSPHATHKGTPQGSILSPLLFNIYLRKIGRYLESGTKILQYADDIVIYSTHYSEQSAANSINNSLSRISSFLGNKGLTLSPTKSQHIVFSCRRISAHSMPIPLHIDNSIIPYQNQAKFLGTYWGAHPQLFLIIYRAVLRSSIDFGCQTFNFDKNSNLFLTLQRTQFKAIHISLGYRLLTSINVMLDEAKEPLLHHRFDYIASRYLFRQFSLSDNSVININQVFFTAVSDIVNNAVTFYTDGSKGSSSSSACNVGAVIFSPELKLQIKHKLPSETSIFTAEAWAIYQALIVIIQFNISKSIIFSDSKSVLDALNSKHIIHKNYLILLIRDKIASIIHSSANIKLMWIPAHVDISGNEQADCLAKEASVSGFKPTFHLPFQDLYAESRRAIKLKFDSYLKNTARYKAQASAVKIETSEGSLCLICNFSSDEKMLAPTLHAEDNEEESLEPSV, encoded by the exons ATGGCGGACC GCCATGTTACGGTATGTGCATTCCTAGATATTAAAGGTGCATTCGACAATGTAATTCCTGACATATTATTGGATGATTTAAAGGAAATTAGTATCCCCGCTAGAATCAGAAAATTTATAGCTAACATTCCAACTGACAGAGTAATCTATTTTGTTGTTAATGGTAACATTTCTTCTCCACATGCAACCCATAAAGGCACCCCACAGGGCTCTATTTTGAGCCCTTTGCTATTTAACAtctatttaagaaaaatcggTCGATATTTGGAGAGCGGTACCAAGATATTGCAGTATGCAGATgatattgttatttattccACTCACTATTCAGAACAATCAGCTGCTAATTCAATCAACAATTCTCTCTCTAGAATCTCGTCATTTCTTGGAAACAAGGGTCTCACTTTGTCTCCTACAAAATCTCAACATATTGTTTTTTCTTGTAGAAGAATCTCCGCTCATTCTATGCCTATTCCTCTCCATATTGACAATTCTATTATTCCGTATCAAAATCAGGCTAAATTCCTAG GCACATACTGGGGCGCTCATCCTcaactttttttaatcatatacaGAGCTGTATTAAGAAGTTCCATTGATTTTGGTTGTCAGACGTTTAACTTTGacaaaaattctaatttatttcttactttaCAGAGGACACAATTCAAAGCCATTCACATCTCTTTGGGCTACAGACTCTTAACCTCCATCAACGTCATGCTCGACGAAGCAAAAGAGCCATTGTTACATCATAGATTCGATTATATTGCTTCAAGATATTTGTTTAGGCAATTTTCATTGAGCGATAATTCTGTTATCaata ttaatcaagttttttttactgctGTATCGGATATTGTTAACAATGCTGTTACTTTTTACACGGACGGTTCTAAAGGCTCTTCTTCATCTTCTGCATGCAATGTAGGTGCAGTCATTTTTTCACCGGAGctgaaattacaaattaaacacAAACTCCCTTCAGaaacttctatttttaccGCTGAAGCTTGGGCTATATATCAAGCCCTCATTGTTATTATTCAGTTTAACATTTCTAAGTCAATCATATTTTCGGATTCAAAAAGCGTCCTGGATGCATTAAATTCTAAACATATCATCCATAAAAACTATCTTATCTTGCTTATCAGAGACAAAATTGCTTCCATTATTCACTCCTCTGCTAATATCAAGCTTATGTGGATTCCTGCTCATGTCGATATTTCCGGTAATGAACAGGCCGATTGTTTGGCCAAAGAGGCATCAGTTTCCGGGTTTAAACCTACTTTTCATTTGCCATTTCAAGACCTTTACGCAGAATCAAGACGTGCTATTAAGTTAAAATTTGAtagctatttaaaaaacacgGCTAGATATAAAG CCCAAGCTTCAGCggtaaaaattgaaacttcTGAAGGGAGTTTgtgtttaatttgtaatttcagTTCCGATGAAAAAATGCTTGCACCCACATTGCATGCAGAGGATAATGAAGAAGAGTCTTTAGAACCGTCGGTGTAA